The following is a genomic window from Phaseolus vulgaris cultivar G19833 chromosome 6, P. vulgaris v2.0, whole genome shotgun sequence.
ATTAGTCTTCATGTTCAGGTGTTGTGATTTAACATGTTAAACAAATTCTGATCGTATCAGTGCACGGCATTACTTACTTCATATCTTACTTTTGTGCTTGTGATGCAATTCACCCATTATCATGGTATGCTTCTGCATTGGGGTTACTGTCCTGTTGTTGCCTGGCTAGTAATGCATTATTTTTACTGAAGCATTGCATTTGTCATATCCTATTGAGATAAACATTTCGTGAACATTctgaaaagaaaaggaaactatGAAGGTAAAATGAGTTAAAGTTCTTTCGTAAGTTGAAATTAACTTATGCAGTtcagcttttaaagaaactttCTTATCTAACTCTTCCAAAAGTTTATGAATTAGGTGTACTCGTTGATTTTAACTTGTGGAAGAAGTTTCTTTCATTTTGCTTTTGATTTTCTTCTAGAGAAGTACTTGTGAAGAAGTTTACTTAAACAAGGTTTAAACATCTGCACGTGTGACGATGCTAAGACGTGAGAAACTGATTATGCTGTATGCCTGCTTGCTATTGCAGAAACATAACACACAGCTTCTTGTTGATATGGTGAGACAACAGTTTAAGACCCACAAGCATGAGACAGATCCTGAGAAGATTCAGAAGTTGAAGGATGAGTAAGCTTGTACCTTGTACATTTATATAGTGCACGTTTGTTCCTAGTGTGGCACCGTTTTTTTCTTTGCTCCATTTCCCCTTCACCAGCCAATACATTTCTAATGTCTCGGCACAATAACATGGGCACATGTGTGTGAAATTTGCGCTTATTAGATTGGTTTCTGGTTTTGCAGTGCTGCAAGGGGGCTTATCAATCACATACTGTATGAGTCAGAGCAAATGACTGGTTCTAAATTTAGCAAGACTAAGCAGCCTAATTTATGATTCAGTTTGTCCATGAGTGCAAGGTTTGGCAGATCAAGCATGTAGCCAAAGCCTTCCAAGGTTTTTATGGTTATtggttaatttaaaaaaattgtggaAAATAGGGCAATGGCTTCTTCTTTTGCTGCCATTTTCATAACCATACTGCTCAAGTTTCTTAAAACTACTTCTAGTTTCTACCAAATGATTCAGTGTAGAGCTAAATAAACCTTTGAAGGAGTAACAGTGAATCCGTatggcttttttttttttttttcaattttagtttttgGTTACAGTGAATCCGTATGTTTAAAATTcattaaacattaaaattattcaaaaaaatgtcgattttaaaatattgacaGATAAAATTGTAATTCGTACAGTCACTATTTTAAAatgacaatttttaaaattattttatactcttaatactttataatgtttttgttaattaaaatttacaagtatgacaaatattaaaaattgtcaCTAATTGTTACATACTTTAACGAAATTTAAAGTGTGTATCTTTATCGACATTAGCTTTATTTTGGATGAATATAACATTGCGTCATTTCTAAATTTGAGATAAAAATTggacattttaaaataaaagcgtcaaatttaattttataaattcagaaaaaaaaatctaacccAGTTTACATAATGTTAAATACAATTTTCATTGCACTAAGTGAAAACATGACacgaaataaaatattatatataatatattattttgctttagtaattttttaatagtttttctACAACTTCAGTACTGGTATATACTATATATAGAACTTTTGTTCATTTACTTTGTAAGCTcctaaatcatttttaaaattttatatttataatcaaCTCTTAAAATtccattttatctttatttatacaatttagttttatatattttattatatttgttatgagTTTTAATTTTCTAGTATAATTTTTAGTACATTGATCgatatttattgttttatgaATCTAAATGTTCACTTTTTAATGTTGAGATATAATTGAATTTgtttagttaaatatttttaatttaatcctGAATTGATTTTTAGGTGGTTGATTTTCTTAGATTTAATTTACAattctaatttaaattaaatacaatGGAGTAATTCTAGTTAAGGACCGAACTAcaaaattaatcattattttctATAGAAATTTAATTGTCCAGCTTTTGTAGACAAAAccctaataaataaaaatctaaaacctaattctaaaattaaataataatcaatGCTCCTTATAAATCAATTCCTAAAAACTACATGAAAACATACATGTTTTATGGATTTATGCCACTAAACATTGATAAAGAATCCTTGTAGTACACGCATAATTAAGAACCATGAGAAGGATGTATGAATATTCATCCTGGTTTGCTCAAATTGGACGAAGTAGCTTCTTCAGGGCTAAATGGTCCTCTTCCAACACCTTGATGGCTTTGATTCCCTCTGAGGCTATATATTTTATCTTGGACTTGGAAGACTAGTTAACTCTTGAGATAGGATTGGAGTGGAGCTCATCACCTTAGGACTGCAAACATGTCTTACCTCACCCCTGTTTCTACTGATTATTCCATCTAGAATCTCTCCATCATCTGCAAAGGAAGTAGTCTTGCTCAGGTTCCCTTCCTACACAAATAGAGGAAGCATCATAAAAGAAACGTAAgtgttaagaatgaagaaaatggaTCTAGGATTGATATCCCTTATGTAAAATACACACATAGAGGTCCTTATTTATAGATGAGAATAATAATAGAATCAATaacataataacataataatataaactatggGTTAAGCCCATTACATTCAACACTTCCCCTCAAACTGATGCATATAAATCATATGTACCAAActtgttacaaatataatcaattcTAGGCTCTCGTAATGATTTAGTGAAAATATCTACTAATTGATCATTCAAATTAACAAATTCAGTCTTGATGTCTCCAGACACAATATTTTCTagaataaaatgacaatcaatcttaatatgtttagtcctttcatgaaagacgggatttgagctaatatgaagagcagtCTGATTATCACAAATGAGTGTTATTTGATTGACTTCTCCAAATTACAATTCTTTGAGTAACTGTTTAAGCCAGACAAACTCATAAGTAGATGAAGTCATAACTCTATATTCCACTTCAgcactagatcttgccacaacattttgtttcttactctttcaagaaattaaattatCACCAATAGAAACAAAATATCTGAAAGTAAATCTTCTATCAGACGGAGACCCTGCCCAATAAGCATCTGAATAACATACAACTCTAGTATGATTATtgtgaccatataacaaaccttttcaaGGAGAACATTTAATGTATTTCAAtatacgaatgactgcattTCAATGATCAACACATGAGGAATTAAGGAATTGACTCATCACACTAACAACAAATGAAATATCTGGACGAGTGACAGTAAGATAGCTCAATTTTCCAACTACTCTTCAGTACTTCTCAGGATTTGAGAAAAGCTCCCCCTGACTAGGTAGGAGTTTGTCATTAGGATCCATAGGTATCTCAACAGATTTTGAATTCATTAATCCAGTTTCTTCCAAAATATCCAATGCATACTTCCTTTCAGAAATAACAATACCAATCCCTAAGAGATATTTaagtttgccaagatctttggtctgaaaatGTTGACAAAGGTGTTCTTATACTTGTAAGATGTCATGCTAACCACTGCATGTAAGAACAATGCCATCATCATATACTACACCTAACACCCGAGTGACGGTAAAAACCGAATGA
Proteins encoded in this region:
- the LOC137831970 gene encoding uncharacterized protein isoform X3, which encodes MPSLQTALPPELANNAIRKHNTQLLVDMVRQQFKTHKHETDPEKIQKLKDDAARGLINHILYESEQMTGSKFSKTKQPNL
- the LOC137831970 gene encoding uncharacterized protein isoform X1, whose amino-acid sequence is MPSLQTALPPELANNAIRLYRECLRRAKYIGSRKHNTQLLVDMVRQQFKTHKHETDPEKIQKLKDDAARGLINHILYESEQMTGSKFSKTKQPNL
- the LOC137831970 gene encoding uncharacterized protein isoform X2; the encoded protein is MQKLCFPMSKWRSNLYRECLRRAKYIGSRKHNTQLLVDMVRQQFKTHKHETDPEKIQKLKDDAARGLINHILYESEQMTGSKFSKTKQPNL